The sequence TATACATATTcttaatcaacttaatatacTTACATAATCGAATCTTATAAAATCGTTAAATGATATCATCAATCATACACTTGACATTGCCACATGTTAGTGAGATGGTCAAGAATAATGTGAAGGCAGATAAAGTGTGCAAATTAATATATTTGACCTGTGTATGAAATGTATTATACggggaaaagaaaaggtagCTGCCAATGTGCTTCTACTAAGCATGAGCTTTTTGTATAGAATTCCTGGAATTAATCATATATTCATACACATTAGAGCATACTCAGTTGACAGAATAAGAAAATGTGAGCCTGACTTGGGAAAACAAGAATTTTGCAGTCACACAAGTACATAAGACAATACAATTGCAAGAGGTAAATATGGCATGGGAGAGAATAGACACCACTGAAAACCAACAACCCCAGATATTAATGTACATGCCAAACCTGAATTTGTAACTGTCGCTGCCTGGATGCCCATTCTTCTTCTATTGCTCGCTTGTATTCATCTGTTGCCTTCATCTTTTCTcgttcattaattatatttttttcaaccaCAGGAGTAACATCTCCATCTTGAGAAACTATTGGATTTCTTAAATCATATGTCTCATTTCCTTCCACTACTTGTGTTTCATCACAGTGAGTGTTCGACAATAATGTTTGCTCAGAATCTGCCTTTTCCCTTTCTTCAGAAAATGCTTTTTTGTTACTGACCTCTGATTTTCCTTCTGAAGGGAAACTGCAAAAGAAAGATTCTTCAAGGGTGTTGCAAAGACCGTTGCGAACACCATTAACCTGATCTCCATTGCAACCAGCCTGGTTTGACACAGTTCTGCCATGATTAACATGAGTTTCAACAGAAGTGTTGCAACTAGAAGGTGCCTGAGGAGACTCATCAACTTTGCTCCTTGGTACAACTCTGTCAAGATCAGCACGCATTTCACCTTTTTGATTGGGCCTTGCATATTTAGATTGTGTATCATCCTGTTCTTGAGCAGTTGATGATGGAGGTGTTTGTTGACTTTGTTCTCCATTGCAAAAGCCACTGCCACCACCATTAAAATGATAGGGCCTCTGCCACTCATAGCTAAAAGGAGGATCTTCTGCAAATGCCTGGTGAACTCTCTGATCAGATTTCATACAAGGGCTTTCCATCCCAGGATCGAAAGAAGTACCCCCCACATATCCATCACCACTTGCAAAGAAAGCagataaaaattctttttcatgATCTTGGCTGCTCGAACTTGAACAAACAGGGACCGCTGGTTTCTTTTCTgtcttattttcttcttcaaaatctgTATGGATACCAGCATGGGAACCAGAGAAACTAGTCTGATCATCTAACCCAGATTGACCGTTGCGATCATGTTTTCTCTTCAAGGAAGCTTTTTTCCACTGTTCATGAAGCTTTCCGAAAGAACCTTCCATAAGCTCACACTCAGAACAATCACTATCAGATGAAGCACTCTCAGACTCAGATCCTAAGCCATAACAATTTCTACTGGGAGCTTTCCCTGAGTACGCTTGGTTGCACTTTGACAACTTGAATGAAGATCTTTTTTCATGGACAAAGCAACATTCATCGCCATCTACATCTACAGAGTTCTGCATACGAttagaagaaggaaaagatCTCTTGCTTGAGGTGGCATCACTATCCAACTCCCCACAACCTTTTTCACCAATCCCAGGACGGTCCATAACATCactttcatcatcatcaatgcTGATAACACCCTGATGTGGAAATTTTGCACCTTTTCTATTTGCACTGGAACATTTTAAACTTTGCCGTACATGCTTGGGAACATCAATGATAATAACATTACTAGATAAGTCACTGTCAACATCAATGAgaacaacatcatcatcatcatcatcaagattTCCTTTAGTCTCGCCACTTTTAGATCTTTTCTTCCCATAAGAAGTTTCGGCTTGAGAATGACCTCTTAATACTCCTTTTCcactcatttattttttcctggAAAAAATATATGCAGGGTATGAGTATTAAAGATATCATTACTCCACAACCAACAAACATCATGTCCATAATCTATACATATATGAATTTAGGTTTGCACCTGAAATCTgtttgtcaattttaaaatttttcattgatGATCACTTTCACAAAACCACCATTGGATTATGTTGTCTACCCATACCATTTATGCTTACAAAATATCAAATGAGAGATTAAGAAATATCTCATCTATAACATATTCACataacatttaaaataaataaataagtatacaGATTGGATAGTAAATGACATTCAATTAATATGAAATGTTGTGTCAATTAATATGAAATGTTGTGCATCATAAATCCAAAGAGAATGCACAATCCATTTATGGTATTACCTAAATACTACTCCAATCTATAGTTATTGATGTGATGTAACATTAACAAAGAGTTACCGATTCAGGGAAATATGATGGGCTGTGATATGATTTAGAACTCAATGGGATAATAGTTGCTTAGAACAAATTGATAGGCGGTTAGACACCTCTGCAGAGAACACAAAGTTCTCAAAGAAAAGCTCTCAAGGCTCATTTTCAGTCATATATCAAAACTGATTGCAAAGTAACTACAATCTGGAACTTATATTAATTGTTTGGCATTGGCAGCCTTCTAGATGATTGAAAAGTGTCTAAATCTTATTGGCCAATGCTTAAATAATcatctaactaactaactaattagtTACCAGAGGACTAGGGTTGCTGGCTTAGCTACTGTTGCTAGCTACTGGTTTTGTGTCAAGGCTACATCAATTACACTATGCATAATTTAAATCTAGTCTAAGTGCACGTGTGCATGCGCACGCATAAGGCCCAACAAATCTGGATGCGAAAATAGACACACAATATTCATCTACAACTCGTGCGGACAACTCATTGCCTAAACCATAGTGGATTTCCACAATATCAGGTGAAAAAGCAAGCAGAACAATACAAAAGACTCAACAATATATGccataatcaaacaaaaactagaCTAAGAACAAAGAACAGCATTACAACTAAGACCCACATGAATATTCTTAACACTTTCCACAAAATATacttttttcccaaaaaagaaaaagaaatgaacacCTTAACTCTGATattaaatcccaaaaaaaaaaaaaaaagcatctttATGTCCATAattgaattctaaaaaaaaaaaactgcaaaagCTATTGATTTTCAGCTTCAAAGCTTGGTACATACCTTaatctaaaaccctaaaactGACATTCCAATTGAAACAAACAAACGAAAATTGAAAGCTTTGCGAATTTCTCAGAGACAATCGAAACCCTAATAATTTTTTGCAGCAATTCCGAATAAAGCACAAAAATTGAATACAAAAGCAATAAgcaagcaacaacaacaacaacaaaaaaaaatcccaaatttgTAAGAAGTGAATTGAAGCTTACCTCTTGAAGATAATTTAGATtatgagaaagaagaaagaaaaaaaccaacCCTCGCTCCTCGAATTTGGttac comes from Castanea sativa cultivar Marrone di Chiusa Pesio chromosome 3, ASM4071231v1 and encodes:
- the LOC142629350 gene encoding uncharacterized protein LOC142629350 encodes the protein MSGKGVLRGHSQAETSYGKKRSKSGETKGNLDDDDDDVVLIDVDSDLSSNVIIIDVPKHVRQSLKCSSANRKGAKFPHQGVISIDDDESDVMDRPGIGEKGCGELDSDATSSKRSFPSSNRMQNSVDVDGDECCFVHEKRSSFKLSKCNQAYSGKAPSRNCYGLGSESESASSDSDCSECELMEGSFGKLHEQWKKASLKRKHDRNGQSGLDDQTSFSGSHAGIHTDFEEENKTEKKPAVPVCSSSSSQDHEKEFLSAFFASGDGYVGGTSFDPGMESPCMKSDQRVHQAFAEDPPFSYEWQRPYHFNGGGSGFCNGEQSQQTPPSSTAQEQDDTQSKYARPNQKGEMRADLDRVVPRSKVDESPQAPSSCNTSVETHVNHGRTVSNQAGCNGDQVNGVRNGLCNTLEESFFCSFPSEGKSEVSNKKAFSEEREKADSEQTLLSNTHCDETQVVEGNETYDLRNPIVSQDGDVTPVVEKNIINEREKMKATDEYKRAIEEEWASRQRQLQIQAEEAQRLRKRRKAERRLLDMQRRQKQRVEEVRETQKKDEENMNLKEQLRVEIRKELNKLEMTCIDMASLLRGLGIQVEGGLYPMSPEVHAAYKRALLRFHPDRASKTDIRQQVEAEEKFKLISRMKEKFL